A stretch of Candidatus Macondimonas diazotrophica DNA encodes these proteins:
- a CDS encoding tryptophan--tRNA ligase — translation MNDPLPPTGRVVSGMRPSGALHLGHYHGVLKNWLALQQETDCLFFAADWHALTTHYENPGQTGELTLEMVIDWLAVGIDPEQATIFVQSHVPEHAELHLLLSMITPLGWLERVPTYKDQQEKLKERDLATYGFLGYPVLQGADILIYHGSRVPVGEDQVAHVELTREIARRFNHLFGREPDLAERVSAILKNLDPQAGADYHRLRQCHQEQGDAEALATARRWIDEYPGLSTPDRDRLRAHLEGGARQILTEPAALLTRSARLPGMDGQKMSKSYGNTIALREPLDQVAQKLRTMPTDPARVRRTDPGEPTRCPVWALHQVYSDAETQAWVQEGCRSAGIGCVECKKPLMEAVTAELEPIQARARELSADRGQVEAILAAGSDKARALAGETMHEVRRVMGLRSR, via the coding sequence GTGAACGATCCGCTTCCCCCGACCGGCCGTGTGGTCTCCGGCATGCGCCCCTCCGGCGCCCTGCATCTGGGCCACTACCACGGTGTGCTGAAAAACTGGCTGGCCCTGCAGCAGGAGACGGACTGCCTGTTTTTTGCGGCCGACTGGCACGCCCTGACCACGCACTACGAAAACCCGGGCCAGACCGGCGAGCTGACCCTCGAGATGGTCATCGACTGGCTGGCGGTCGGCATCGATCCTGAGCAGGCCACGATTTTCGTGCAGTCCCACGTGCCCGAGCACGCCGAGCTACATCTGTTGCTTTCCATGATCACGCCGCTGGGCTGGCTGGAGCGTGTACCCACCTACAAGGACCAGCAGGAGAAGCTGAAGGAACGCGATCTGGCGACGTATGGCTTCCTGGGCTATCCCGTGCTGCAGGGCGCCGACATCCTCATCTACCACGGCAGCCGCGTGCCGGTGGGTGAGGATCAAGTGGCGCACGTCGAGCTGACCCGCGAGATCGCGCGCCGCTTCAATCATCTGTTCGGCCGCGAACCCGATCTCGCCGAGCGTGTGAGTGCCATCCTGAAGAACCTGGACCCGCAAGCCGGAGCAGACTATCACCGGCTGCGCCAGTGTCACCAGGAACAGGGCGACGCCGAAGCGCTGGCCACAGCGCGCCGATGGATCGATGAATACCCCGGCCTGTCCACGCCCGATCGCGACCGGCTGCGCGCGCACCTCGAAGGCGGCGCACGCCAGATCCTCACCGAACCCGCGGCCCTGCTCACCCGCTCTGCCCGCCTGCCCGGCATGGACGGGCAGAAGATGTCCAAGTCCTACGGCAACACCATCGCCCTGCGCGAGCCCCTGGATCAGGTGGCGCAGAAGCTGCGCACCATGCCGACCGACCCCGCCCGTGTGCGCCGCACCGATCCGGGCGAACCGACCCGGTGTCCGGTCTGGGCACTGCACCAAGTGTATTCCGACGCCGAGACGCAAGCCTGGGTGCAGGAGGGCTGCCGCAGCGCCGGCATCGGCTGCGTGGAATGCAAGAAGCCGCTCATGGAAGCCGTCACTGCCGAACTCGAGCCCATTCAGGCGCGGGCGCGGGAACTGAGCGCCGACCGGGGTCAGGTCGAGGCCATCCTCGCCGCGGGTAGCGACAAGGCCCGCGCGCTGGCCGGCGAAACGATGCACGAGGTGCGTCGGGTCATGGGGCTGCGCAGCCGTTGA
- the imuA gene encoding translesion DNA synthesis-associated protein ImuA, whose amino-acid sequence MDRLERLLADCPTLFRGGRTSTPASAFRPTGHPELDALLPGGGWPMGRLIEIQTPTPGLAEIRLLLPALRQIQAEGRWIIWAAPPYRPYTPGLTQAGLDLSRILCVDPVVPADLWWCLEKLLRHPACGIVMTWPAHCDATILRRLQLAVEAGGGLGILFLRQTMAHSPAAVRLELAYRADALWVHVNKARGSWKQGCIQLGRADAPARS is encoded by the coding sequence ATGGACCGCCTGGAGCGACTGCTGGCCGACTGCCCGACGCTCTTTCGGGGCGGGCGGACGTCCACCCCGGCTTCGGCGTTCCGCCCGACAGGCCATCCTGAGCTGGACGCCCTGCTGCCGGGGGGTGGATGGCCCATGGGACGGCTGATCGAAATCCAGACGCCCACGCCGGGACTGGCTGAGATTCGCCTGCTGCTGCCCGCGCTGCGCCAAATACAGGCAGAAGGGCGCTGGATCATCTGGGCCGCGCCGCCCTATCGCCCCTACACACCCGGGTTGACTCAGGCTGGCCTGGATCTGTCCCGCATCCTTTGCGTCGATCCTGTCGTGCCGGCTGATCTGTGGTGGTGCCTCGAAAAACTCCTGCGCCACCCCGCCTGCGGGATCGTCATGACCTGGCCGGCCCACTGCGACGCCACAATCCTGCGGCGTCTGCAACTGGCAGTCGAGGCCGGTGGCGGACTGGGTATCCTGTTCCTGCGGCAGACAATGGCCCATTCGCCCGCGGCGGTGCGACTGGAATTGGCGTACCGGGCCGATGCGCTGTGGGTACATGTAAACAAGGCGCGCGGCAGCTGGAAACAGGGCTGCATCCAGCTGGGCCGGGCCGATGCCCCGGCACGATCCTGA
- the lexA gene encoding transcriptional repressor LexA: MNSPTPRQQQILDLIGRAIEQDGAPPTLAELARELGFASVNAVRDQLRALQRKGHLELTPRAARGIRLKSPPRLGLPIVGRVAAGQPILAEEHVEKQAPIDPSWFKGKADYLLRVQGMSMRDAGILDGDLVAVQRSAETWNGRIVVARWGGEATVKRLRLRDEIAHLEPANPDYPILTVDLSREELVIEGVVVGVIRTTID, from the coding sequence ATGAACAGCCCCACTCCCCGCCAGCAGCAGATTCTCGACCTGATCGGTCGGGCCATCGAGCAGGACGGCGCGCCGCCCACCTTGGCCGAACTCGCGCGCGAACTGGGATTCGCCTCAGTCAATGCGGTTCGTGATCAGTTGCGCGCCCTGCAGCGCAAGGGGCATCTGGAGCTGACACCGCGCGCAGCGCGCGGCATCCGGCTGAAGTCCCCGCCCCGGCTCGGATTGCCGATTGTCGGACGGGTTGCAGCCGGTCAGCCCATCCTGGCCGAGGAGCATGTCGAAAAGCAGGCACCGATCGATCCGAGCTGGTTCAAAGGCAAGGCCGACTACCTGCTGCGCGTGCAGGGCATGAGTATGCGCGATGCCGGTATTCTGGATGGCGATCTCGTGGCCGTGCAGCGCAGCGCCGAGACCTGGAATGGCCGTATCGTGGTCGCGCGATGGGGCGGGGAGGCCACCGTCAAACGTCTCCGCCTGCGGGACGAAATCGCCCATCTGGAGCCCGCCAACCCCGACTACCCCATCCTGACCGTCGATCTCTCGCGGGAAGAGCTGGTCATCGAGGGTGTCGTGGTCGGGGTCATCCGAACCACCATCGATTAG
- a CDS encoding segregation and condensation protein A yields MSGAAGPPVTNPARLPADAIEARIRVRGAPLERLPRDLYIPPDALEVVLESFEGPLDLLLYLIRRQNLDILDIPVAEITRQYMAYIGLLQSLRLELAAEYLLMAAWLAEIKSRLLLPRPAAASDEEPEDPRAELVRRLQEYARIRSAADHLDALPRLERDLYPVAAAVPAGPVVRPAPPVVARDLALAFAALMARNALFTHHTIQGETLSIRARMSAILVRLGTASASLPLPALCAPEEGRLGVVVTFMAVLELVREGHVQIRQDDPGTALLLSMTGDPAPS; encoded by the coding sequence TTGAGTGGTGCTGCGGGCCCACCTGTCACGAACCCGGCGCGCCTCCCGGCCGATGCGATCGAGGCGCGCATCCGGGTCCGCGGCGCGCCGCTCGAGCGGCTGCCGCGCGATCTGTACATCCCGCCCGACGCGCTGGAGGTGGTGCTGGAGAGCTTCGAGGGACCGCTGGATCTCCTGCTCTATCTCATCCGGCGCCAGAACCTCGACATCCTCGACATCCCGGTAGCCGAAATCACCCGCCAGTACATGGCCTACATCGGCCTCTTGCAGTCGCTGCGCCTGGAGCTGGCGGCGGAGTACCTGCTCATGGCCGCATGGCTGGCGGAGATCAAATCGCGCCTGCTCCTGCCCCGGCCGGCCGCCGCGAGCGACGAGGAGCCCGAAGACCCGCGCGCCGAACTGGTGCGCCGGCTGCAGGAGTACGCGCGCATCCGCAGCGCAGCCGATCACCTCGATGCGCTGCCGCGGCTGGAGCGAGATCTCTACCCGGTTGCCGCTGCCGTGCCGGCGGGTCCCGTGGTGCGCCCGGCGCCGCCGGTGGTCGCGCGGGACCTCGCCCTGGCTTTTGCGGCCCTGATGGCGCGCAACGCGCTCTTTACCCACCACACCATCCAGGGCGAGACGCTGTCCATCCGCGCACGCATGTCGGCGATCCTGGTGCGACTGGGAACCGCGAGCGCATCGCTCCCGCTGCCTGCCTTGTGCGCGCCCGAGGAAGGCCGACTGGGCGTGGTGGTCACCTTCATGGCCGTGCTGGAACTGGTGCGTGAAGGCCATGTACAGATCCGGCAGGACGATCCCGGCACCGCCTTGCTGTTGTCGATGACCGGCGATCCCGCCCCCTCATGA
- a CDS encoding error-prone DNA polymerase encodes MSHARFAELHCVSSFTFLRGASHPEELVARAAQLGYRALALTDECSVAGVVRAHRATRDHPLHLIIGSEFTLADGLKLVLLCPDRAAYAGLCGLITRARQQAGKGDYRLDRTDLANAALAECLCIWLPGESCPASDGRFLQTLFAQRLWIGASRFMEGRDRERLCALRHLGETLGLPIVACNDVHMHRRSRKPLQDVLTAIRLKIPLQMLGTRLQPNAERHLRSEQRLATLYPAAWLEESVRIAERCRFSLDELQYEYPAELVPAGQTPTSWLRELTESGAHQRWPAGVPAKIQALVDQELALIAEMRYEPFFLTVQDLVRHARSLGILCQGRGSAANSAVCYCLGITEVDPNRMDLLFGRFISRERNEPPDIDVDFEHERREEIIQYIYAKYGRHRAALAASVITYQTRSAIRDVGKALGMDLPEVERLTRTVDRLDGYRLNPAQLRANGYDPGGRVLRQLSALVNTLVGFPRHLSQHVGGFVIAAEQLSRLVPVENAAMAGRTVIQWDKDDLESLGLLKVDVLALGMLTAIRKTLAYVSAYSPRPIALVDVPAEDPAVYDMLSAGDSVGVFQVESRAQMSMLPRLKPRNYYDLVVQIAIVRPGPIQGQMVHPYLARRAGREPVSYPSAAVRKVLDRTLGVPIFQEQVMQLAMVAAGFSAGEADQLRRAMGAWHAKGRLEQFEQRLLNGMTLRGYRETFARQIIQQIRGFGEYGFPESHSASFALLAYVSAWLKRHHPAAFCAGLLNAQPMGFYAPAQLVRDARQHGVTIRPIDADISQWDATVEGPERALRLGLRLVKGLPREAADRLIHARRVRPYRDLNDLARRARLSRRDLESLAAADALRGLTGHRHEAYWQTNGIEAATPLFEDLRIAEAEPLLRTPSEGESIVADHAASGLSLRRHPIALLRARLERAGACPLAEAWDVPAGNTLRVAGLVICRQQPGTAKGVTFVTLEDETGQLNLIVWRQLAERQRSTLLRSTLLLATGTVQQQDGVLHLVASHLQDFSAWLGGLTHRAREFH; translated from the coding sequence ATGTCACACGCACGCTTTGCCGAACTGCATTGTGTTTCCAGTTTCACGTTTCTGCGGGGCGCCTCGCACCCCGAGGAACTGGTGGCACGAGCCGCCCAACTGGGCTATCGCGCGCTGGCACTGACTGATGAATGCTCGGTGGCGGGGGTCGTGCGTGCACACCGGGCCACCCGGGACCATCCCCTTCACCTCATTATCGGCAGTGAATTCACCTTGGCCGACGGTTTGAAGCTGGTGCTGCTCTGCCCAGATCGCGCGGCTTACGCCGGCCTGTGCGGCTTGATCACCCGAGCACGACAACAGGCCGGCAAAGGCGACTACCGGCTCGATCGGACAGATCTGGCCAACGCGGCCTTGGCCGAATGCCTGTGCATCTGGCTGCCCGGCGAGTCCTGCCCTGCGTCCGACGGTCGCTTCCTGCAGACACTGTTCGCGCAGCGGCTGTGGATCGGCGCGAGCCGCTTCATGGAGGGCCGCGACCGGGAGCGTCTGTGCGCCCTGCGGCATCTGGGTGAAACCCTGGGCCTGCCGATCGTCGCCTGCAACGACGTGCACATGCATCGCCGCTCTCGCAAGCCCCTGCAGGACGTGCTGACCGCCATCCGCCTCAAGATCCCGCTGCAGATGCTCGGCACCCGGCTGCAGCCCAATGCCGAACGCCATCTGCGCTCCGAGCAGCGGTTGGCGACGCTCTACCCCGCTGCATGGCTGGAAGAATCGGTGAGGATTGCCGAACGTTGCCGGTTCTCCCTGGACGAGCTGCAGTACGAATACCCGGCCGAGCTGGTGCCCGCAGGGCAGACCCCCACGTCCTGGCTACGCGAATTGACCGAATCCGGCGCGCACCAGCGGTGGCCGGCGGGGGTGCCCGCCAAGATTCAGGCACTGGTGGACCAGGAACTGGCTTTGATCGCCGAGATGCGCTACGAGCCGTTTTTCCTGACCGTGCAGGACCTCGTTCGCCATGCCCGAAGTCTCGGCATTCTGTGCCAGGGACGGGGTTCTGCCGCCAATTCGGCCGTGTGCTATTGCCTGGGCATCACCGAAGTCGACCCCAACCGCATGGATCTGCTGTTCGGCCGGTTCATTTCCCGCGAGCGCAACGAACCACCGGACATCGATGTCGACTTCGAACACGAACGGCGCGAGGAAATCATCCAGTACATCTATGCCAAATACGGTCGCCATCGGGCAGCGCTGGCGGCAAGCGTGATCACCTATCAAACCCGCAGCGCCATCCGCGATGTCGGCAAGGCCTTGGGCATGGACCTGCCCGAGGTCGAACGGCTGACGCGCACGGTAGACCGGCTGGACGGCTATCGGCTCAATCCCGCGCAGTTGCGGGCGAACGGCTATGATCCTGGCGGCCGGGTGCTGCGTCAGCTCTCGGCGCTCGTCAATACCCTGGTCGGCTTTCCGCGACACCTTTCGCAACACGTCGGCGGCTTCGTCATCGCGGCTGAGCAATTGTCGCGACTGGTGCCGGTCGAGAACGCCGCCATGGCCGGGCGCACCGTGATCCAGTGGGACAAGGACGACCTGGAATCCCTGGGCCTACTGAAGGTCGATGTCCTGGCCCTGGGCATGCTGACCGCGATCCGCAAGACCCTGGCCTATGTCTCGGCCTACAGCCCTCGCCCGATCGCGCTGGTCGATGTGCCCGCCGAGGACCCGGCGGTTTACGATATGCTCTCGGCCGGTGACAGCGTGGGCGTGTTCCAGGTCGAATCGCGGGCCCAGATGAGCATGCTGCCACGCCTTAAGCCCCGCAATTACTACGATCTGGTCGTCCAGATCGCGATCGTGCGTCCCGGGCCGATCCAGGGGCAGATGGTCCATCCCTATCTGGCACGCCGGGCCGGCCGCGAGCCGGTGTCCTATCCCAGCGCTGCCGTTCGCAAAGTGCTCGATCGCACGCTGGGCGTGCCCATTTTCCAGGAACAGGTCATGCAGCTGGCCATGGTGGCGGCAGGTTTCAGTGCCGGCGAGGCAGACCAGCTGCGCCGCGCCATGGGCGCCTGGCACGCCAAGGGCCGTCTGGAACAGTTCGAGCAGCGCCTGTTGAACGGCATGACCCTGCGTGGTTACCGCGAGACGTTCGCCCGCCAGATCATCCAGCAGATCCGGGGCTTCGGTGAATACGGATTTCCGGAGAGCCATTCGGCCAGTTTTGCCTTGTTGGCCTATGTGTCGGCCTGGCTCAAACGCCATCATCCCGCGGCTTTTTGCGCCGGGCTGCTCAACGCCCAGCCGATGGGCTTCTACGCACCGGCACAGCTGGTGCGCGATGCCCGCCAGCATGGCGTAACGATCCGTCCCATCGATGCCGACATCAGTCAATGGGACGCCACCGTCGAGGGACCGGAGCGGGCGCTGCGCCTAGGGCTGCGTCTGGTGAAGGGCCTGCCCCGCGAAGCCGCCGACCGCCTGATCCACGCGCGCCGCGTCCGCCCGTATCGCGACCTGAACGATCTGGCACGTCGGGCGCGCTTGTCCCGGCGCGATCTCGAATCGCTCGCCGCCGCCGATGCCCTGCGGGGCCTGACGGGCCATCGCCATGAGGCCTACTGGCAGACGAACGGCATCGAGGCTGCAACACCCCTGTTCGAGGATCTCCGTATCGCGGAAGCCGAGCCGCTGCTACGCACGCCCAGCGAAGGCGAATCGATCGTGGCGGACCATGCCGCCAGCGGGCTGAGCCTGCGCCGGCACCCCATCGCCCTGCTGCGAGCACGACTGGAACGCGCAGGCGCGTGCCCGCTCGCGGAGGCCTGGGACGTCCCGGCGGGGAACACGCTCCGCGTGGCCGGCCTGGTGATCTGTCGCCAACAACCCGGAACAGCCAAGGGTGTCACCTTCGTGACCCTGGAAGACGAAACCGGCCAGCTCAACCTCATCGTCTGGCGCCAGCTTGCCGAACGGCAGCGATCCACCCTGCTGCGATCCACCCTGCTGCTGGCCACCGGCACGGTGCAGCAACAGGACGGCGTACTGCACCTCGTAGCGAGCCACCTCCAGGATTTCAGCGCCTGGCTGGGGGGGCTCACCCATCGGGCGCGGGAATTCCATTGA
- a CDS encoding Y-family DNA polymerase, with protein MSNIALAAPFSDPDIPPAAPLARQELWLCIHLPELALQGLSWPPGIAGAVIHTQGGQSVVHAANHDAAGHGVLPGMSLPAACALCPSLQVQARDHRAEMRWRRRVARHCLRFSDWVSLDRPDAVLLEVGGSLRLFGGSESLISQMRQRLAQLGVHGRIALAPAPLAAWMLARSGQETTVLEPTALRSALGSLPLSALPVAPKTLQRLSPLGVRTLRDLWRLPRDGLARRHGRPLVNVLDEALGASPALLSRYQQPPRFRRRVELGLETDGLDGLTPILASLMGELGRFLTQRAAATTRIRLRLFHPRQRVSAVTLQLSEPTQDSRYSTQLLNEKLARNPLPAPVVALELASFDLHPHHPIAPDLFQTHAEHERSWSQLLDEVRNQLGAHALNFLSLGDDHRPEQAGQAHANPGHNPLPAAPRPLWLLPEPVPTSAVHWRVIAAAERIESGWWDPQAVCRDYYQALDHEGRLLWVFRDLRRGHWSVHGVFG; from the coding sequence ATGTCGAACATCGCCCTTGCTGCCCCGTTCTCCGACCCCGACATACCGCCCGCCGCGCCGCTCGCCCGGCAGGAGCTGTGGCTGTGCATCCACCTCCCCGAACTGGCGCTGCAGGGCCTGTCATGGCCACCGGGAATCGCCGGCGCCGTGATCCACACGCAGGGCGGCCAATCCGTCGTTCATGCCGCAAACCATGATGCGGCAGGTCACGGCGTTCTCCCCGGGATGTCTCTGCCCGCCGCCTGTGCCCTCTGCCCCTCACTGCAGGTACAGGCCCGGGATCACCGGGCCGAGATGCGCTGGCGGCGACGAGTGGCACGGCATTGCCTGCGCTTCAGCGATTGGGTCAGCCTCGATCGGCCGGATGCCGTGCTGCTGGAGGTGGGTGGTAGCCTGCGTCTGTTCGGCGGATCGGAATCCCTGATCTCACAGATGCGCCAGAGGCTCGCCCAGCTGGGCGTTCACGGCCGCATCGCCCTTGCACCAGCGCCCTTGGCGGCCTGGATGCTGGCGCGATCGGGACAGGAAACCACTGTCCTGGAACCCACAGCCTTGCGTTCGGCGCTTGGCTCGCTCCCGCTGTCCGCCTTGCCAGTCGCGCCCAAAACCCTGCAGCGATTGTCTCCGCTCGGTGTCCGGACGTTACGGGATCTCTGGCGATTGCCTCGGGATGGGCTGGCGCGCCGCCATGGCCGTCCGCTGGTGAATGTACTGGATGAGGCCCTTGGCGCCTCACCCGCCCTGTTGAGCCGCTACCAACAGCCACCCCGGTTTCGGCGCCGCGTCGAACTGGGCCTGGAAACCGATGGGCTTGACGGGTTGACGCCGATCCTGGCGTCCCTGATGGGCGAGTTGGGTCGTTTTCTGACCCAGCGAGCCGCCGCGACGACTCGCATACGCCTCCGGCTGTTCCACCCCCGCCAGCGGGTTTCGGCGGTGACCCTGCAGCTCTCCGAACCCACCCAGGACAGCCGCTACAGCACGCAACTGCTGAACGAAAAGCTGGCCCGCAATCCTTTGCCCGCCCCTGTGGTGGCCCTGGAACTGGCCAGTTTCGATCTGCACCCGCATCACCCTATTGCCCCGGATCTTTTCCAGACGCATGCCGAACATGAACGCAGCTGGTCGCAATTGCTCGACGAAGTGCGCAATCAGCTGGGTGCGCACGCCCTGAATTTCCTCTCGCTCGGCGATGATCACCGCCCGGAACAGGCCGGCCAGGCCCATGCCAACCCCGGGCACAATCCACTACCCGCCGCGCCGCGCCCCCTGTGGCTGTTGCCCGAACCTGTGCCGACATCGGCCGTGCACTGGCGCGTGATCGCCGCGGCCGAACGCATCGAGAGCGGTTGGTGGGATCCGCAAGCAGTCTGCCGCGACTATTACCAGGCACTGGATCACGAGGGTCGCCTGCTGTGGGTCTTCCGCGATTTGCGCCGGGGTCACTGGTCGGTGCACGGCGTATTCGGCTGA